From a region of the Candidatus Brocadia sp. genome:
- a CDS encoding HD domain-containing protein, with product MRRININSAEPGMVLGNTIYGYNYEVLLNKGVVLTNTYITLLKNRGFVRIYIDDGETADIVLNDPISDKIRIMSTKNIFKTYKITQSAITNIEAKTAESIIKCINAPKIKKSFQESQAFKQLCNDINYFIDEIMNQDILSGLNSIRSIDNYTYEHSIDTAVISLIIGKKLHLVREKLVQIAIGEFLHDIGKIFIDEKIINKAGKLTAEEFSAVKQHPTYGYELLKDIHNIGIVSAHIPYQHHERQDGKGYPRGLKGTNKLDDKGVTFTEQEKMIMIAEIAALADVYDACSSDRPYRPGLPPDVVYEMIKNGAGSQFNKELVDCFLSVVPKYPVGCEIRIKNGKYMNFTGVVSSLNTHQLLKPKIRLLTDNMKNKISPIEIDCSSKGIDTEIEGIR from the coding sequence ATGAGACGAATTAACATAAATTCAGCCGAGCCGGGCATGGTTCTTGGCAACACCATTTACGGATATAATTATGAGGTGTTGTTAAACAAAGGAGTTGTGTTAACAAATACCTATATCACCCTTTTGAAAAACAGAGGGTTTGTCCGAATTTATATTGACGATGGTGAAACGGCGGACATTGTCTTGAATGATCCGATATCTGATAAAATCCGGATTATGTCTACAAAAAATATTTTTAAGACGTATAAGATAACTCAGTCCGCCATAACAAATATAGAGGCCAAAACTGCAGAGTCCATCATAAAATGCATTAACGCGCCAAAGATCAAAAAATCATTTCAAGAAAGTCAAGCCTTTAAACAACTGTGTAATGATATAAACTATTTCATTGATGAAATTATGAATCAGGATATTTTGTCCGGGCTGAATTCGATAAGAAGCATTGATAACTACACCTATGAGCATTCAATTGATACGGCAGTAATATCCTTAATTATTGGGAAAAAACTCCACCTTGTCAGGGAAAAATTAGTACAGATTGCGATTGGCGAGTTTCTGCACGATATCGGAAAGATCTTTATCGATGAAAAAATAATTAACAAGGCCGGGAAATTAACGGCAGAAGAATTTAGTGCTGTGAAACAACATCCCACCTATGGATATGAATTACTGAAAGATATTCACAATATTGGGATAGTCTCAGCTCATATTCCTTACCAGCACCATGAAAGACAGGATGGCAAGGGGTATCCGCGCGGACTGAAAGGTACGAACAAGCTCGACGACAAAGGTGTCACTTTCACTGAGCAAGAGAAAATGATTATGATTGCGGAGATTGCAGCGCTTGCAGATGTTTATGATGCCTGTAGTTCAGACAGGCCATATCGTCCGGGATTGCCGCCTGACGTGGTGTATGAAATGATAAAAAACGGGGCAGGATCGCAATTCAACAAAGAATTGGTTGACTGCTTTTTAAGTGTCGTACCTAAATATCCGGTAGGTTGTGAAATAAGAATTAAGAATGGCAAGTATATGAATTTTACCGGAGTAGTATCTTCGTTAAATACCCACCAGCTATTAAAGCCCAAAATAAGACTCCTGACTGACAATATGAAAAACAAGATTTCTCCTATCGAAATCGATTGCAGTTCCAAGGGCATTGACACGGAAATAGAAGGTATCCGGTAA
- a CDS encoding nucleotide exchange factor GrpE, protein MSNGTEKDANPSEKMEVVQPSEVLFAEQQIIIQSLKQELEVNKKRISELQESMRRLAADFENYKKWAAKERQTIERTAAESLIKKLLDIYECLGKAVCTTTDTKENDLLEGVKMIYKEFSRILKSEGLEPIPSVGLHLDVYKHEVMMQKVNNDVPEDTVLEEIQRGYLLNNLVLRAAKVVVSQKSKISETTQEPEKPEEEKGG, encoded by the coding sequence ATGTCGAATGGAACAGAAAAGGATGCTAATCCATCCGAAAAAATGGAAGTTGTGCAACCTTCTGAGGTATTGTTTGCAGAACAGCAAATAATAATTCAATCACTGAAACAGGAACTCGAGGTAAATAAGAAGAGAATTAGCGAACTTCAGGAATCGATGCGACGCCTGGCAGCAGATTTTGAAAACTATAAAAAATGGGCTGCAAAAGAACGTCAAACGATTGAGCGTACTGCTGCTGAGTCACTCATTAAAAAACTCCTGGATATTTACGAGTGCTTGGGAAAAGCAGTCTGCACAACGACGGATACAAAAGAAAATGATCTTCTTGAAGGGGTTAAAATGATTTACAAGGAATTTTCACGTATCTTGAAGTCGGAAGGCCTGGAACCAATACCTTCTGTGGGTTTGCACTTAGACGTCTATAAGCATGAGGTCATGATGCAAAAGGTTAATAATGATGTGCCTGAAGATACTGTATTGGAGGAGATTCAACGAGGTTATCTATTAAATAATTTAGTGTTAAGAGCCGCGAAAGTAGTTGTATCTCAGAAATCAAAAATATCGGAAACTACTCAGGAACCAGAAAAGCCAGAAGAGGAAAAAGGAGGTTAA
- the dnaK gene encoding molecular chaperone DnaK — MAKIIGIDLGTSNSAAAVLIGGKPTIIPSAEGATVGGKAFPSYVAFTKDGEKLVGEPARRQAVSNPEGTIYAIKRKMGTDYKVTIRGKTFTPQQISAFILQKIKQDAEAFLGERVEKAVITVPAYFNDNQRQATKDAGTIAGLDVVRIINEPTAASLAYGLDKVEESQKILVFDLGGGTLDCTIMDFGQGVFEVVSTSGDTQLGGTDMDNTIVDYLVSEFKKEYGIDLKNDKMAMQRLREAGEKAKIELSTTLTTDINLPFLTADASGPKHFTHAITRAKLEQLVSPIVNRCGQSVEQALKDAKLTPNDIHKIILVGGPTRMPIVQKFVEDYVGKKIERGIDPMECVAMGAAIQAGVLSGEVKDLVLLDVTPLSLGIETLGGVFTHLIERNTTIPTKKSQVFTTAEDNQTSVEVHVLQGERSMARDNVTLGRFHLSGIPPAPRGVPQVEVSFDIDANGIINVHAKDLGTGNEQKITITASTKLNKDDIDRMVKQSQEYADQDKQAKERAETKNKADTLAYSAEKTLKDVASKIDDSQKQKIESAIKELRESVKADDEKDIQQKMDALTSALHEISSKVYEQSAKQGEQQPPPPPGDEDKKSKGKKGEGGEGEIIDADYEVKE; from the coding sequence ATGGCAAAGATAATTGGTATAGACTTAGGGACAAGTAACTCTGCTGCTGCTGTTTTGATTGGTGGCAAGCCTACGATTATTCCCAGTGCAGAAGGCGCAACCGTTGGTGGAAAGGCATTTCCTTCGTATGTCGCTTTCACCAAAGACGGAGAAAAACTGGTGGGCGAACCCGCAAGAAGACAGGCTGTCAGCAACCCGGAAGGCACTATTTATGCAATTAAGAGAAAGATGGGCACCGATTACAAAGTCACCATTCGGGGCAAAACCTTTACTCCACAGCAAATCTCAGCATTTATTCTGCAAAAGATAAAGCAGGACGCGGAGGCTTTTCTTGGTGAACGGGTTGAAAAGGCCGTAATCACGGTTCCGGCTTATTTCAACGATAACCAAAGGCAAGCCACGAAAGATGCTGGGACGATTGCCGGATTAGATGTTGTCCGTATTATTAACGAGCCTACCGCGGCATCACTTGCCTATGGGTTGGACAAGGTTGAAGAATCTCAAAAAATTCTGGTGTTCGATTTGGGCGGTGGTACTTTGGATTGTACCATAATGGACTTTGGTCAGGGTGTTTTTGAGGTGGTCTCAACGAGCGGCGATACCCAATTGGGTGGCACCGATATGGATAACACCATTGTGGACTACCTGGTGTCTGAGTTCAAGAAAGAATATGGAATCGATCTCAAAAACGACAAGATGGCTATGCAGCGATTACGGGAGGCCGGAGAAAAGGCCAAGATCGAACTTTCCACAACGTTAACCACGGATATCAACCTGCCCTTCCTTACGGCTGATGCATCGGGACCAAAACACTTCACCCATGCAATAACCCGGGCAAAACTGGAACAATTGGTTTCACCGATTGTGAATCGATGCGGTCAGTCGGTTGAACAGGCGCTAAAAGATGCCAAATTGACGCCGAATGACATTCACAAGATTATTCTGGTGGGTGGACCAACAAGGATGCCTATCGTTCAAAAATTTGTGGAAGATTATGTTGGAAAAAAGATCGAACGGGGCATTGATCCGATGGAGTGCGTTGCCATGGGCGCCGCAATCCAGGCCGGCGTTTTGTCGGGAGAGGTCAAAGATCTTGTGCTTCTGGATGTGACACCACTATCGCTCGGCATAGAAACCCTTGGCGGTGTGTTTACCCATTTAATTGAAAGAAATACTACGATCCCAACGAAGAAAAGCCAGGTCTTTACAACGGCGGAAGATAATCAGACCAGCGTTGAAGTGCACGTCCTTCAGGGTGAAAGGTCAATGGCCAGAGACAATGTAACCCTGGGAAGATTTCATTTGTCCGGTATCCCACCTGCACCAAGGGGCGTTCCTCAGGTTGAGGTATCATTCGATATTGATGCCAATGGCATCATTAATGTCCATGCAAAGGACTTGGGTACAGGAAACGAGCAAAAGATTACCATCACGGCGTCGACCAAATTAAATAAGGACGATATCGACCGGATGGTTAAGCAGTCACAGGAATACGCAGACCAGGACAAACAGGCAAAAGAAAGGGCTGAGACAAAAAACAAGGCAGATACTCTGGCTTACAGTGCAGAAAAAACCCTTAAAGACGTAGCCAGCAAGATCGACGACTCTCAGAAGCAGAAGATTGAGTCTGCAATTAAGGAGTTAAGAGAATCGGTTAAAGCGGATGATGAAAAAGATATTCAGCAAAAAATGGATGCCTTAACCAGCGCCTTGCATGAAATCAGTTCAAAAGTATATGAGCAATCTGCCAAACAAGGAGAGCAGCAGCCACCGCCTCCACCGGGGGATGAAGACAAGAAAAGCAAAGGGAAAAAAGGGGAGGGTGGAGAGGGTGAAATAATCGATGCAGATTATGAAGTGAAGGAATAG
- a CDS encoding NAD-dependent malic enzyme, translating to MRIVENLVTFRLRLKNSPGTLGKALTTIGKSGGSMGNIQIIKADKDFKIRDLAVYVSTDEQVKEIVNTLSALGKDHVEVISVKDKVFELHEKGKISISNRIGITTFEDLSRVYTPGVAKVCKAIQKRPELAREYTIIKNTVAVVTDGTAILGLGDIGPVAGMPVMEGKAMLFKAFGNIDAFPILLNTRDTDEIVKTMVNISSTFGGINLEDISAPRCFEIERRLKEILPVPVFHDDQHGTAVVCLAGLLNALKVVNKTIENISAVISGAGAAGISIAHMLIHAGAKDIVVCDTSGIIYKGRTTNMNLEKEALAQITNQKNERGTIADAMVGKDVFIGVSGPNSITRDMVKTMQKDSIVFAMANPNPEIEPDLIEDIARIVATGRSDYHNQINNVLCFPGLFRGALDSGATTINDTMNMAAAYAIAHAIEEEHLSEDYIIPSVFNEKVHKNVARAVADAAMKTGVARRNIFS from the coding sequence ATGAGGATTGTTGAAAACCTTGTGACGTTTCGTTTAAGACTTAAAAATTCCCCTGGTACCCTTGGAAAGGCCCTTACGACCATCGGCAAGTCGGGTGGAAGTATGGGTAACATTCAAATTATTAAGGCCGACAAGGATTTTAAAATCAGGGATCTGGCAGTGTATGTTAGCACCGACGAACAAGTTAAAGAAATTGTGAACACGCTTTCTGCCCTTGGAAAAGACCATGTTGAGGTCATTTCTGTTAAGGACAAGGTCTTTGAACTCCATGAAAAGGGAAAGATTTCCATAAGTAACCGCATTGGCATTACGACATTTGAAGACCTTTCACGGGTTTATACCCCTGGTGTAGCCAAAGTATGCAAGGCGATCCAGAAGCGTCCGGAACTGGCAAGGGAATATACGATCATCAAAAATACCGTCGCCGTTGTCACCGACGGCACGGCAATCCTGGGATTAGGTGATATTGGCCCGGTAGCCGGAATGCCTGTTATGGAAGGCAAAGCCATGCTGTTCAAGGCATTTGGCAATATTGATGCGTTTCCCATTTTACTGAATACCAGGGACACTGATGAAATCGTTAAAACGATGGTAAACATTTCCTCTACTTTTGGCGGCATAAATCTCGAGGATATCTCTGCTCCCCGATGCTTTGAGATTGAAAGACGATTGAAGGAAATCTTACCGGTTCCCGTTTTCCATGATGACCAGCACGGCACTGCAGTGGTCTGTCTTGCCGGTCTCCTTAACGCCTTGAAAGTAGTAAACAAAACAATAGAAAACATTTCTGCAGTTATCAGTGGTGCAGGCGCCGCAGGAATATCGATTGCTCACATGCTTATACATGCAGGAGCAAAGGACATTGTGGTTTGCGATACTTCCGGTATCATTTACAAAGGGAGAACAACTAATATGAATTTGGAGAAAGAGGCGCTTGCGCAGATCACGAATCAAAAAAACGAAAGAGGGACGATTGCAGATGCGATGGTGGGAAAAGATGTTTTCATTGGCGTCTCTGGTCCCAATTCTATTACAAGAGACATGGTAAAGACCATGCAAAAAGACTCCATTGTATTCGCCATGGCAAATCCCAATCCGGAAATCGAGCCGGATTTAATCGAGGATATTGCAAGGATAGTTGCCACCGGACGATCAGATTATCATAATCAAATCAATAATGTGCTTTGTTTTCCCGGTCTTTTTCGTGGTGCATTAGATAGCGGGGCAACGACGATCAATGATACCATGAACATGGCTGCAGCTTATGCTATCGCGCACGCTATTGAGGAGGAGCATCTCTCTGAGGATTACATTATACCAAGCGTATTCAATGAAAAAGTGCATAAAAACGTGGCTAGGGCGGTAGCGGATGCAGCTATGAAAACCGGTGTTGCCAGACGAAACATCTTTTCATGA
- a CDS encoding metallophosphatase family protein — MKILVISDVHGNLAALDAVSERADMVFCLGDIVNYGHYPRLCMERIRGLTNTVVRGNHDNAIGRNAECGCSVKYQELSNAGKVFSRAVLNAEEKEYLGNLPVSALLESDGKKFLLSHGSPGGDLYKYLRPDVSDEQWDSELTDVSADVVFLGHTHLPMVRMIRGVTVVNPGSVGQPRDGIPMASYAVWEDGHAEIKRVHYDIEATIKGLHETSIPLRQVAMLAKILREGGM; from the coding sequence ATGAAGATCCTGGTCATTTCAGACGTTCATGGCAATTTGGCGGCATTAGACGCGGTCTCAGAACGCGCCGATATGGTTTTTTGTCTTGGTGACATAGTGAATTACGGACATTATCCTCGTCTCTGTATGGAGAGGATCAGAGGATTAACCAACACGGTAGTTCGGGGAAATCACGATAACGCTATTGGCAGGAATGCAGAGTGCGGGTGTTCCGTGAAATATCAGGAACTTAGTAATGCCGGGAAGGTGTTTTCGAGGGCTGTTTTAAATGCAGAAGAAAAAGAATATCTTGGTAATTTACCCGTATCGGCACTTTTAGAAAGCGATGGGAAAAAATTTTTATTATCACATGGGTCACCCGGCGGTGATCTTTATAAATATCTCAGGCCAGATGTCTCCGACGAGCAATGGGATTCAGAACTAACGGATGTTTCTGCCGACGTCGTCTTTCTGGGACACACCCACTTGCCCATGGTTCGTATGATCAGGGGCGTTACGGTGGTAAATCCTGGAAGTGTAGGTCAGCCGCGTGATGGCATTCCTATGGCGTCGTATGCAGTATGGGAGGATGGACATGCTGAGATAAAACGGGTTCACTATGACATTGAAGCAACCATAAAAGGGTTGCATGAGACCAGCATTCCTCTTCGGCAGGTAGCGATGCTTGCAAAAATTTTAAGAGAAGGCGGGATGTAG